In Populus trichocarpa isolate Nisqually-1 chromosome 12, P.trichocarpa_v4.1, whole genome shotgun sequence, a genomic segment contains:
- the LOC18103898 gene encoding peptidyl-prolyl cis-trans isomerase FKBP17-1, chloroplastic, with the protein MIVYFPNKIMYYPTMPPQKMDKVLVLLNCFPSLHVPHHLPSSPPISSTSPSPPSPTRRALSLSIISLSTALFSIPTFSCPAASSATSITDFLDLPNSGGVKALDLRIGSGPVPDEGDQVAIHYYGRLAAKQGWRFDSTYDHKDSAGEPVPFVFTLGSGKVIAGIETAVRSMKVGGVRRVIIPPSQGYQNTTQEPLPPNFFDRQRLFTTIFNPTRLANGEGSTLGTLIFDIELVSLRNQ; encoded by the exons ATGATCGTGTATTTCCCCAACAAGATTATGTACTATCCGACCATGCCTCCCCAAAAAATGGATAAGGTTTTGGTATTGCTGAACTGCTTCCCATCCCTTCACGTACCCCACCACCTCCCCTCATCACCTCCGATCTCTTCAACTTCTCCATCACCTCCTTCGCCAACAAGAAGGGCTCTCTCATTGTCTATCATTTCCTTATCCACAGCACTGTTTTCTATACCTACCTTCTCATGTCCTGCTGCTTCTTCTGCTACTTCAATTACTGACTTCTTGGACCTCCCAAATTCTGGTGGTGTCAAGGCCTTGGACCTTCGCATTGGTTCCGGTCCAGTCCCCGATGAGGGAGACCAG GTTGCAATACATTACTATGGAAGGTTGGCAGCAAAACAAGGGTGGAGGTTTGATTCAACGTATGATCACAAAGACAGTGCTGGTGAACctgttccttttgttttcacaCTTGGTTCTGGGAAG GTCATTGCTGGCATTGAAACGGCCGTGAGATCAATGAAAGTTGGTGGGGTTCGTAGAGTCATCATTCCACCTTCACAGGGTTACCAGAATACCACTCAAGAACCTTTACCTCccaat TTCTTCGACAGGCAGAGGCTGTTTACTACCATTTTCAATCCAACACGTCTTGCCAATGGAGAAGGCTCAACATTGGGAACTCTTATATTCGACATTGAGCTTG
- the LOC18103900 gene encoding exocyst complex component EXO84C, translated as MESSEEDDDFPFIESITPQSKIDSLYQSHTEKGIRKVCCELIDLKDAVENLCGNMETKYLAFLRMSEEVVEMEHELIELRKHISAQRILVQDLMTGVCRELEEYNSANGDIGDSQQDLQVDELQSSLPSDTDIRKEIFLENIDVLLAEHKVEEAIEALEAEEKYCPELKGPGDTSSTEASYRSVFLKRKSMLEDQLIGITEQPLVGILELKKALSALIKIGKGPLAHQLLLKSYGSRLQKSIEVFLPSCSVYPKTFPATLSRLMFSIISVTTKESGSIFGDNPVYTNRLVQWAEWEIEYFVRLVKNNAPSSETVFALGAASNCVQASLTYCSMLESQGLKLSKLLLVLLRPYIEEVLEFNFRRARREALDVAEMDESSLLSPHSMSPLSAFATSSDSVLVDSGMKFMDIVEDILAQLTPMAVLHFGANVLTRISQLFDKYMDMLFKSLPGPSDDDNLTELKEVIQFRAETDSEQLALLGLAFTILDELLPLAVMRVWSLKNESNELESESTVPNASITAELKEWKRNLQHSFDRLRDHFCRQYVLSFIYSREGKTRLNALIYLSGEGEDLYWGSDPLPSLPFQALFAKLQQLAIVAGDVLLGREKIQKNLLARLTETVVMWLSEEQEFWDVFEDESVPLKPLGLQQLILDMHFTVEIACFAGYPSRHVQQIASAIITRAIRTFSARGIDPQSALPEDEWFVETAKTAINKLLLGTSGSDASEIDEDHVILHDEMVSDSDDTASSLSSIESFESFASASMGELESPVYFTGSEG; from the exons ATGGAGAGCAGTGAAGAAGACGATGATTTCCCTTTTATAGAAAGCATTACTCCTCAGTCCAAGATCGACTCTTTGTATCAATCTCACACTgaaaag GGAATCAGAAAAGTTTGTTGTGAACTCATTGATTTGAAGGATGCAGTGGAAAATCTATGCGGCAATATGGAAACAAAGTACTTAGCTTTCTTGAG AATGTCTGAAGAAGTAGTGGAAATGGAGCATGAGTTGATTGAGTTGAGAAAGCATATTTCTGCACAACGGATTCTTGTGCAGGATTTGATGACTGGGGTTTGCCGTGAACTGGAAGAGTACAACTCTGCTAATGGTGACATTGGTGATTCTCAGCAAGACCTTCAAGTTGATGAACTTCAAAGTTCCTTGCCAAGTGACACAGATATTCGGAAAGAAATATTCTTGGAGAATATTGATGTTCTCCTGGCTGAACATAAAGTGGAAGAAGCAATCGAAGCTTTGGAAGCTGAAGAGAAATACTGTCCGGAGCTGAAAGGTCCTGGAGATACCTCATCCACGGAAGCATCATATAGATCAGTGTTTTTGAAGAGAAAGTCAATGCTTGAGGATCAACTGATTGGGATTACTGAACAGCCTTTGGTTGGCATTCTGGAACTAAAGAAAGCTTTATCTGCATTGATCAAGATTGGGAAAGGTCCTTTGGCGCATCAACTACTGCTAAAATCATATGGGTCCCGCCTCCAAAAGAGTATTGAGGTTTTCCTTCCTTCATGTTCCGTGTATCCCAAAACATTTCCTGCTACACTATCCAGGCTTATGTTTTCAATAATTTCGGTGACAACAAAAGAATCTGGTTCAATTTTCGGTGATAATCCTGTATATACCAATAGGCTCGTTCAGTGGGCAGAGTGGGAAATCGAATACTTTGTACGGTTGGTTAAGAATAATGCACCCTCTTCTGAGACAGTTTTTGCTTTGGGTGCAGCTAGCAATTGTGTTCAGGCTAGTCTTACATACTGCTCAATGCTGGAATCACAAGGTCTGAAACTGTCGAAGTTGCTTTTGGTCCTATTACGACCATACATTGAAGAAGTGTTAGAGTTTAATTTTAGACGGGCCAGAAGGGAAGCTCTGGATGTGGCAGAAATGGATGAGAGCTCACTTTTGTCACCTCATTCTATGTCTCCATTATCTGCATTTGCAACTTCATCAGACAGTGTGCTTGTTGATAgtggaatgaaattcatggaCATCGTTGAG GATATATTGGCACAGCTTACGCCCATGGCTGTCTTGCATTTTGGAGCAAATGTATTGACAAGAATTTCACAGTTGTTTGATAAATACATGGATATGCTATTTAAGTCCCTACCAGGCCCCTCTGATGATGACAATCTCACAGAGCTGAAGGAGGTTATACAATTCAGAGCTGAAACTGATTCGGAGCAGCTTGCACTTTTGGGATTAGCATTTACTATTCTGGATGAACTTCTACCACTTGCTGTAATGAGAGTTTGGAGTCTAAAAAATGAAAGCAATGAGTTGGAAAGTGAAAGTACTGTGCCTAATGCAAGCATTACTGCAGAACTGAAGGAATGGAAGCGCAACCTTCAGCATTCTTTTGACAGGCTTAGAGATCACTTCTGTCGGCAATATGTTTTGAGCTTCATCTATTCTAGAGAAGGAAAAACACGATTAAACGCACTAATTTATTTAAGTGGGGAAGGGGAGGATTTGTACTGGGGCTCTGATCCTCTTCCATCGTTGCCATTTCAG GCCTTATTTGCAAAGCTTCAGCAATTAGCAATTGTGGCTGGAGACGTGCTGCTtgggagagagaaaatacagaaaaatttGCTTGCTAGGCTAACTGAGACTGTTGTGATGTGGCTGTCTGAGGAGCAGGAATTCTGGGATGTATTCGAGGATGAATCAGTTCCACTCAAACCACTTGGCTTGCAGCAG ttaATACTTGACATGCATTTCACTGTTGAAATTGCTTGTTTTGCCGGTTACCCATCTCGACATGTGCAACAGATTGCATCAGCTATAATTACTCGAGCAATCAGGACCTTCTCAGCTAGAGGCATAGATCCACAAAG TGCACTTCCTGAGGATGAATGGTTCGTTGAAACTGCAAAGACAGCCATCAATAAACTTCTGTTAGGAACATCTGGGTCAGACGCATCTGAGATTGACGAGGACCATGTTATCCTACATGATGAAATGGTCTCAGACTCCGATGACACTGCTTCTTCCCTTTCATCAATAGAATCATTTGAATCTTTTGCTTCCGCAAGCATGGGTGAACTAGAGAGTCCCGTTTATTTCACTGGTTCTGAGGGCTGA
- the LOC18103901 gene encoding uncharacterized protein C12B10.15c isoform X2 produces MGLDGNSKAGITGTINQKKSETEVPNLTGKVHLLPCCIKYDGPSAVSHYFKPKPTGVEVEEMKVEEAHFRGRKLQGATLAIPNGYSGFVIGKKSLGKRKSSDMSEQNSNTWEITAKFENITYWNHDSLPSKVDAFVRSLHWLSVAEALHKPAAAEDLASASIALEKKR; encoded by the exons ATGGGTTTGGATGGAAATTCAAAAGCAGGAATAACAGGAACtatcaatcaaaagaaatcaGAGACAGAAGTCCCAAATTTAACAGGCAAAGTCCACTTACTACCTTGCTGCATCAAATATGATGGCCCTTCTGCTGTTTCTCACTACTTCAAACCCAAACCCACCG GTGTAGAAGTGGAAGAGATGAAAGTTGAGGAAGCTCATTTTAGAGGCAGGAAGTTACAGGGTGCCACACTTGCTATTCCAAATGGGTATTCTG GCTTTGTCATAGGAAAGAAGAGTCTTGGCAAGAGAAAATCTTCTGACATGTCTGAACAAAACTCAAACACTTGGGAGATAACTGCAAAATTTGAGAACATAACATATTGGAATCACGACAGCCTGCCTTCAAAAGTTGATGCTTTTGTGCGTTCCCTCCACTGGTTATCTGTGGCAGAAGCA CTGCACAAGCCAGCAGCAGCTGAAGATTTGGCTTCTGCATCCATTGCTCTGGAGAAGAAGCGATGA
- the LOC18103901 gene encoding uncharacterized protein C12B10.15c isoform X3 produces MGLDGNSKAGITGTINQKKSETEVPNLTGKVHLLPCCIKYDGPSAVSHYFKPKPTGVEVEEMKVEEAHFRGRKLQGATLAIPNGYSGFVIGKKSPGKRKASDMSEQNSNTWEITAKFENITYWNHDNLPSKVDAFVRSLHWLSVAEALHKPAAAEDLASASIALEKK; encoded by the exons ATGGGTTTGGATGGAAATTCAAAAGCAGGAATAACAGGAACtatcaatcaaaagaaatcaGAGACAGAAGTCCCAAATTTAACAGGCAAAGTCCACTTACTACCTTGCTGCATCAAATATGATGGCCCTTCTGCTGTTTCTCACTACTTCAAACCCAAACCCACCG GTGTAGAAGTGGAAGAGATGAAAGTTGAGGAAGCTCATTTTAGAGGCAGGAAGTTACAGGGTGCCACACTTGCTATTCCAAATGGGTATTCTG GCTTTGTCATAGGAAAGAAGAGTCCTGGCAAGAGAAAAGCTTCTGACATGTCTGAACAAAACTCAAACACTTGGGAGATAACTGCAAAATTTGAGAACATAACATATTGGAATCACGACAACCTGCCTTCAAAAGTTGATGCTTTTGTGCGTTCCCTCCATTGGTTATCTGTGGCAGAAGCA CTGCACAAGCCAGCAGCAGCTGAAGATTTGGCTTCTGCATCTATTGCTCTGGAGAAGAAGTGA
- the LOC18103903 gene encoding protein PHLOEM PROTEIN 2-LIKE A9, with product MSEAADPGEVEYDEHTGRWRFKPRGLHITWSSNPDYWTMPEKGTDGPAELLKVCWLEIEGSTPEHLSKGKRYALSFKISMTEDRFGWQEAPAFMMAKVGKKGIAKWARINLADVQVDHEMEVPLGKLQFEVPENAQDTTLYFGFYELWCGGWKGGLRIHEAVVEKMPDLPS from the exons ATGTCAGAGGCAGCTGATCCTGGGGAAGTGGAATATGATGAG CATACGGGTAGGTGGAGGTTTAAGCCAAGGGGATTGCACATCACTTGGAGTAGTAACCCAGATTATTGGACGATGCCTGAGAAAGG GACGGATGGCCCTGCAGAGTTGCTAAAGGTATGCTGGCTTGAAATAGAGGGCTCAACCCCAGAACACCTATCGAAAGGGAAGAGGTATGCACTGAGCTTCAAAATATCTATGACAGAAGACAGATTTGGTTGGCAAGAAGCTCCTGCTTTCATGATGGCTAAGGTAGGGAAGAAAGGAATTGCCAAATGGGCAAGAATCAATCTGGCAGATGTGCAGGTAGATCACGAAATGGAAGTTCCTTTAGGCAAGCTTCAGTTTGAAGTTCCGGAAAATGCTCAAGATACCACACTCTACTTCGGATTCTATGAATTGTGGTGTGGAGGATGGAAGGGAGGTTTGCGAATTCATGAGGCTGTAGTTGAAAAAATGCCAGATTTACCATCCTAG
- the LOC18103901 gene encoding uncharacterized protein C12B10.15c isoform X1 → MGLDGNSKAGITGTINQKKSETEVPNLTGKVHLLPCCIKYDGPSAVSHYFKPKPTGVEVEEMKVEEAHFRGRKLQGATLAIPNGYSGFVIGKKSLGKRKSSDMSEQNSNTWEITAKFENITYWNHDSLPSKVDAFVRSLHWLSVAEALHKPAAAEDLASASIALEKKR, encoded by the exons ATGGGTTTGGATGGAAATTCAAAAGCAGGAATAACAGGaactataaatcaaaagaaatcagAGACAGAAGTCCCAAATTTAACAGGCAAAGTCCACTTACTACCTTGCTGCATCAAATATGATGGCCCTTCTGCTGTTTCTCACTACTTCAAACCCAAACCCACCG GTGTAGAAGTGGAAGAGATGAAAGTTGAGGAAGCTCATTTTAGAGGCAGGAAGTTACAGGGTGCCACACTTGCTATTCCAAATGGGTATTCTG GCTTTGTCATAGGAAAGAAGAGTCTTGGCAAGAGAAAATCTTCTGACATGTCTGAACAAAACTCAAACACTTGGGAGATAACTGCAAAATTTGAGAACATAACATATTGGAATCACGACAGCCTGCCTTCAAAAGTTGATGCTTTTGTGCGTTCCCTCCACTGGTTATCTGTGGCAGAAGCA CTGCACAAGCCAGCAGCAGCTGAAGATTTGGCTTCTGCATCCATTGCTCTGGAGAAGAAGCGATGA
- the LOC18103901 gene encoding uncharacterized protein C12B10.15c isoform X4 yields MGLDGNSKAGITGTINQKKSETEVPNLTGKVHLLPCCIKYDGPSAVSHYFKPKPTGVEVEEMKVEEAHFRGRKLQGATLAIPNGYSGFVIGKKSLGKRKSSDMSEQNSNTWEITAKFENITYWNHDSLPSKVDAFVRSLHWLSVAEALLELVKSYYSRSLHFSCC; encoded by the exons ATGGGTTTGGATGGAAATTCAAAAGCAGGAATAACAGGaactataaatcaaaagaaatcagAGACAGAAGTCCCAAATTTAACAGGCAAAGTCCACTTACTACCTTGCTGCATCAAATATGATGGCCCTTCTGCTGTTTCTCACTACTTCAAACCCAAACCCACCG GTGTAGAAGTGGAAGAGATGAAAGTTGAGGAAGCTCATTTTAGAGGCAGGAAGTTACAGGGTGCCACACTTGCTATTCCAAATGGGTATTCTG GCTTTGTCATAGGAAAGAAGAGTCTTGGCAAGAGAAAATCTTCTGACATGTCTGAACAAAACTCAAACACTTGGGAGATAACTGCAAAATTTGAGAACATAACATATTGGAATCACGACAGCCTGCCTTCAAAAGTTGATGCTTTTGTGCGTTCCCTCCACTGGTTATCTGTGGCAGAAGCA CTGCTGGAGCTAGTAAAGAGCTATTACTCTCGAAgtcttcatttttcttgctgTTAG
- the LOC18103905 gene encoding protein PHLOEM PROTEIN 2-LIKE A9 produces the protein MSQAADPGEVKYEEDTGRWRFKPRGLNITWSSNEHYWTMPEKGTDDPAELLKVCWLEINGSTPKPLSKGERYALSFKISMTEDTFGWQEAPAFMMAKVGKKGIAKWARINLADVQVDHEMEVPFGKLRFEVSKNAQDTTLYFGFYELWCGGWKGGLRIHEAVVEEMPD, from the exons ATGTCACAGGCAGCTGATCCTGGAGAAGTGAAATATGAAGAG GATACGGGTAGGTGGAGGTTTAAGCCAAGGGGATTGAACATCACTTGGAGTAGTAACGAACATTATTGGACGATGCCTGAGAAAGG GACGGATGACCCTGCAGAGTTGCTAAAGGTATGCTGGCTTGAAATAAACGGCTCAACCCCAAAACCCCTATCGAAAGGGGAGAGGTATGCACTGAGCTTCAAAATATCTATGACAGAAGACACATTTGGTTGGCAAGAAGCTCCTGCTTTCATGATGGCTAAGGTAGGGAAGAAAGGAATTGCCAAATGGGCAAGAATCAATCTGGCAGATGTGCAGGTAGATCACGAAATGGAAGTTCCTTTTGGCAAGCTTCGGTTTGAAGTTTCGAAAAATGCTCAAGATACCACACTCTACTTCGGATTCTATGAATTGTGGTGTGGAGGATGGAAGGGAGGTTTACGAATTCATGAGGCTGTAGTTGAAGAAATGCCAGATTGA
- the LOC18103906 gene encoding protein PHLOEM PROTEIN 2-LIKE A9 translates to MSSNKPHYEADPDDILRRDSQRWTFKPRGFNIIWGLDERYWKLPEKGKVEPAELLQVCWLELTGTTKDSLPEGKYEIKFKLEVKPGAFGLSNSPIFMMAKVGKRGRYKWNKIKLQEKNSDNRPVIVEPTFQIEVKGTTDDNKLYFGLYEVWTGKWKGGLLIHGATVDPVMRP, encoded by the exons ATGTCTTCAAATAAACCACATTACGAGGCAGATCCTGATGACATATTGAGAAGA GATAGCCAAAGGTGGACATTTAAACCGAGGGGCTTCAACATCATATGGGGCCTTGACGAACGCTACTGGAAATTGCCTGAGAAAGG CAAGGTGGAGCCAGCAGAGCTACTTCAAGTGTGTTGGCTTGAACTAACAGGTACAACGAAGGACTCTCTACCAGAAGGGAAGTacgaaattaaattcaaattagagGTGAAACCAGGTGCATTTGGTTTGAGTAATAGTCCTATTTTCATGATGGCTAAGGTAGGGAAGAGGGGAAGATACAAATGGAACAAAATCAAACTACAAGAGAAAAACTCAGACAACAGACCTGTTATCGTAGAACCCACGTTTCAGATTGAGGTTAAAGGAACTACAGATGATAACAAGCTCTATTTTGGTTTGTATGAAGTGTGGACTGGGAAATGGAAGGGAGGTTTGCTAATTCACGGGGCCACAGTTGATCCAGTCATGAGACCTTGA
- the LOC18103907 gene encoding protein PHLOEM PROTEIN 2-LIKE A1 yields MGAGSSHDEASESQQTGGEPSRTRPQYNEETSTEAKQSETKLKTVEKAPEAKPLVIRQEKAADVKPLHDAKAKTVKEVKLPHNCEAILRDADSPVDRSSVDKLYDQLSTGVFLNQKRKKYWVEKKCYRNCFMLFAKDLSITWGGDTRYWKWPSICESGDVTVDVAELLDVCWLEIYGKFNTKMLSPGILYEVVFVIKLKDPAYGWGVPVNVSLVLPNGYKQERKEKLQTKPREQWIEVPVGELITSPENVGEIQFGMHEYDGGEWKRGLVIKGIAIRPKT; encoded by the exons ATGGGAGCAGGGAGTTCACACGATGAGGCTTCAGAGTCACAACAGACAGGGGGCGAACCCAGCCGTACTCGGCCACAGTACAACGAAGAGACATCGACAGAGGCAAAACAGAGTGAAACCAAGTTGAAGACGGTGGAGAAAGCACCAGAAGCAAAGCCCCTCGTGATACGACAGGAGAAAGCAGCAGATGTTAAGCCACTTCATGATGCCAAAGCAAAGACAGTAAAAGAAGTCAAGTTACCACATAACTGTGAAGCCATATTAAGAGATGCAGACTCCCCAGTTGACAGGTCTTCAGTGGACAAACTGTATGATCAACTGAGCACTGGAGTTTTCTTGAACCAAAAGAGAAAG AAGTACTGGGTTGAAAAGAAGTGCTACAGAAATTGCTTCATGCTGTTTGCAAAGGATCTATCAATCACTTGGGGAGGAGATACACGTTACTGGAAATGGCCTTCCATATGTGAATCAGG TGATGTCACTGTGGATGTGGCAGAGCTATTAGATGTTTGCTGGCTGGAAATATATGGGAAATTCAACACAAAAATGCTCTCCCCAGGTATTTTGTATGAAGTTGTATTTGTAATAAAGCTGAAAGACCCAGCTTATGGATGGGGAGTTCCAGTGAATGTCTCACTGGTTCTCCCAAATGGATACAAGCAAGAACGCAAAGAAAAGTTACAAACAAAACCAAGAGAGCAATGGATTGAAGTGCCAGTTGGCGAGTTAATAACTTCACCAGAAAATGTTGGGGAGATACAATTCGGCATGCATGAATATGATGGCGGAGAATGGAAGAGGGGCCTTGTTATCAAAGGGATTGCCATTCGACCAAAAACTTAA